The Juglans regia cultivar Chandler chromosome 11, Walnut 2.0, whole genome shotgun sequence genome contains the following window.
AACAGGGCCGGCGCCACCGCGGTCGGTCTCTCAGGCATGGATGGCCAACTCCTGACTGCCCGGCCCAGCCCGAACTCCGCCCAATTGGGATTCGTCGGCGAGGTGGCCCGCGTGGATCCCAACGTCCTGCGGCCACTAGTCGACAGTGGCCACATCCCAGTGGTGACTTCGGTGGCGGCGGACGAGTCGGGACAACCGTACAACATAAACGCGGACACGGTGGCTGGAGAATTGGCCGCGGCATTGGGGGCCGAGAAGTTGATCCTTCTGACCGACGTGCCGGGGATTTTGAGGGACCGCGAGGATCCGACCAGCTTGgtgaaagtaataaatattagcCGGGTGAAGGAGATGATTGAGGAGGGGAAGGTCGGTGGTGGGATGATTCCCAAGGTGAATTGCTGCGTTCGATCGCTCGCCCAAGGTGTGAGGACTGCGAGTATCATCGACGGGAGGGTGCCGCACTCGTTGCTCTTGGAGATTATGACAGATAAAGGGGCCGGAACTATGATCACTGGGTAATAAAAATGCGACTCGGTTTTaatgttctttcttttggtcTTTGATGCATGCATGAGGAATTGGAAATCGAAATGGAAATCTCAATTACTTGCGGATTTGGGTTATGTTATGTGGCTTGTAATGCTTCGAAAATCTCTATGATGGTGTTCTGTGACTATGTTTGTGGCAAACTGAACAATTTGCTGATGAGAAATTGAGGCAACTAATAATCATATCCTTATTTTTTGAAGTTGGAGGGAAGTACGAGTAATATATATGCGGTTAATCTCAGGTCACA
Protein-coding sequences here:
- the LOC109009609 gene encoding acetylglutamate kinase produces the protein MLTAKSLINHCSSSSFSSKPRIATPKPKNPILAFPFLHSQSPKARSFSITNSAEEHRHAESVTPGQFRVDILSEALPFIQKFRGKTIVVKYGGAAMKSQALQASVVNDLVLLACVGLRPVLVHGGGPEINLWLKRLNIEAVFRDGLRVTDSETMEIVSMVLVGKVNKHLVSLINRAGATAVGLSGMDGQLLTARPSPNSAQLGFVGEVARVDPNVLRPLVDSGHIPVVTSVAADESGQPYNINADTVAGELAAALGAEKLILLTDVPGILRDREDPTSLVKVINISRVKEMIEEGKVGGGMIPKVNCCVRSLAQGVRTASIIDGRVPHSLLLEIMTDKGAGTMITG